The Puntigrus tetrazona isolate hp1 chromosome 3, ASM1883169v1, whole genome shotgun sequence genome contains a region encoding:
- the thraa gene encoding thyroid hormone receptor alpha-A isoform X3, whose protein sequence is MEHQEQELNLPEGDETWWPNGVKRKRKNSQCSMKSTSGYVPSYLEKDEPCVVCGDKATGYHYRCITCEGCKGFFRRTIQKNLHPSYSCKYDSCCIIDKITRNQCQLCRFKKCISVGMAMDLVLDDSKRVAKRRLIEENRERKKKEEMVKTLHTRPEPTVSEWELIRMVTEAHRHTNAQGPHWKQKRKFLPEDIGQSPAPTSDNDKVDLEAFSEFTKIITPAITRVVDFAKKLPMFSELPCEDQIILLKGCCMEIMSLRAAVRYDPESETLTLSGEMAVSREQLKNGGLGVVSDAIFDLGKSLSQFNLDDSEVALLQAVLLMSSDRSGLTCVEKIEKCQEMYLLAFEHYINHRKHNISHFWPKLLMKVTNLRMIGACHASRFLHMKVECPTELFPPLFLEVFEDQEV, encoded by the exons ATGGAACACCAAGAGCAGGAGCTTAACCTGCCAGAGGGAGATGAGACATG GTGGCCGAATGGagtgaagagaaaaagaaagaatagtCAATGCTCTATGAAGAGCACCTCCG GGTATGTTCCCAGCTACCTGGAGAAAGATGAGCCATGTGTGGTATGCGGGGACAAGGCCACTGGCTACCATTACCGCTGCATCACATGTGAGGGCTGCAAG GGTTTCTTCAGAAGGACAATACAGAAGAATCTTCACCCTTCCTATTCCTGTAAATATGACAGCTGTTGCATCATTGATAAAATCACCCGCAACCAGTGCCAGCTGTGCCGCTTCAAGAAGTGCATCTCGGTGGGCATGGCCATGGACT TGGTGCTGGATGATTCGAAGCGTGTGGCCAAGAGACGGCTGATCGAGGAAAACCGGGAACGGAAGAAGAAAGAGGAGATGGTAAAAACACTGCACACTCGGCCTGAGCCCACCGTCTCTGAGTGGGAGCTGATCCGTATGGTGACGGAGGCTCATCGCCACACCAATGCCCAGGGCCCTCACTGGAAGCAGAAACGCAAGTTCCTA CCAGAAGACATCGGGCAGTCTCCAGCCCCCACATCAGACAATGACAAAGTGGACCTGGAGGCCTTCAGTGAGTTCACCAAGATCATCACCCCTGCCATCACACGAGTTGTGGACTTTGCCAAAAAACTGCCCATGTTCTCTGAG CTGCCCTGCGAAGACCAGATCATCCTGCTGAAGGGCTGCTGTATGGAGATCATGTCCTTGCGCGCAGCGGTGAGGTACGACCCCGAGAGCGAGACGCTGACCCTGAGCGGGGAGATGGCTGTCAGTCGAGAGCAGCTGAAGAACGGAGGGTTAGGAGTGGTGTCTGATGCCATCTTTGATTTGGGCAAGAGCCTGTCACAGTTCAACCTGGATGACTCGGAGGTGGCGCTGCTGCAGGCTGTGCTGCTCATGAGCTCAG ATCGTTCCGGACTCACGTGTGTGGAAAAGATCGAGAAGTGTCAGGAGATGTACTTGTTAGCATTCGAGCACTACATCAACCATCGCAAGCACAACATCTCGCACTTCTGGCCCAAGCTGCTGATGAAGGTGACGAACCTGCGCATGATCGGCGCCTGCCACGCCAGCCGCTTCCTACATATGAAAGTGGAGTGTCCCACAGAACTCTTCCCCCCGCTCTTCCTAGAGGTCTTCGAAGATCAGGAGGTGTGA
- the thraa gene encoding thyroid hormone receptor alpha-A isoform X4, with amino-acid sequence MHILQPHYVNRWPNGVKRKRKNSQCSMKSTSGYVPSYLEKDEPCVVCGDKATGYHYRCITCEGCKGFFRRTIQKNLHPSYSCKYDSCCIIDKITRNQCQLCRFKKCISVGMAMDLVLDDSKRVAKRRLIEENRERKKKEEMVKTLHTRPEPTVSEWELIRMVTEAHRHTNAQGPHWKQKRKFLPEDIGQSPAPTSDNDKVDLEAFSEFTKIITPAITRVVDFAKKLPMFSELPCEDQIILLKGCCMEIMSLRAAVRYDPESETLTLSGEMAVSREQLKNGGLGVVSDAIFDLGKSLSQFNLDDSEVALLQAVLLMSSDRSGLTCVEKIEKCQEMYLLAFEHYINHRKHNISHFWPKLLMKVTNLRMIGACHASRFLHMKVECPTELFPPLFLEVFEDQEV; translated from the exons atgcacattttacagcccCATTATGTCAACAG GTGGCCGAATGGagtgaagagaaaaagaaagaatagtCAATGCTCTATGAAGAGCACCTCCG GGTATGTTCCCAGCTACCTGGAGAAAGATGAGCCATGTGTGGTATGCGGGGACAAGGCCACTGGCTACCATTACCGCTGCATCACATGTGAGGGCTGCAAG GGTTTCTTCAGAAGGACAATACAGAAGAATCTTCACCCTTCCTATTCCTGTAAATATGACAGCTGTTGCATCATTGATAAAATCACCCGCAACCAGTGCCAGCTGTGCCGCTTCAAGAAGTGCATCTCGGTGGGCATGGCCATGGACT TGGTGCTGGATGATTCGAAGCGTGTGGCCAAGAGACGGCTGATCGAGGAAAACCGGGAACGGAAGAAGAAAGAGGAGATGGTAAAAACACTGCACACTCGGCCTGAGCCCACCGTCTCTGAGTGGGAGCTGATCCGTATGGTGACGGAGGCTCATCGCCACACCAATGCCCAGGGCCCTCACTGGAAGCAGAAACGCAAGTTCCTA CCAGAAGACATCGGGCAGTCTCCAGCCCCCACATCAGACAATGACAAAGTGGACCTGGAGGCCTTCAGTGAGTTCACCAAGATCATCACCCCTGCCATCACACGAGTTGTGGACTTTGCCAAAAAACTGCCCATGTTCTCTGAG CTGCCCTGCGAAGACCAGATCATCCTGCTGAAGGGCTGCTGTATGGAGATCATGTCCTTGCGCGCAGCGGTGAGGTACGACCCCGAGAGCGAGACGCTGACCCTGAGCGGGGAGATGGCTGTCAGTCGAGAGCAGCTGAAGAACGGAGGGTTAGGAGTGGTGTCTGATGCCATCTTTGATTTGGGCAAGAGCCTGTCACAGTTCAACCTGGATGACTCGGAGGTGGCGCTGCTGCAGGCTGTGCTGCTCATGAGCTCAG ATCGTTCCGGACTCACGTGTGTGGAAAAGATCGAGAAGTGTCAGGAGATGTACTTGTTAGCATTCGAGCACTACATCAACCATCGCAAGCACAACATCTCGCACTTCTGGCCCAAGCTGCTGATGAAGGTGACGAACCTGCGCATGATCGGCGCCTGCCACGCCAGCCGCTTCCTACATATGAAAGTGGAGTGTCCCACAGAACTCTTCCCCCCGCTCTTCCTAGAGGTCTTCGAAGATCAGGAGGTGTGA
- the thraa gene encoding thyroid hormone receptor alpha-A isoform X5, whose translation MKSTSVKIISVPGYVPSYLEKDEPCVVCGDKATGYHYRCITCEGCKGFFRRTIQKNLHPSYSCKYDSCCIIDKITRNQCQLCRFKKCISVGMAMDLVLDDSKRVAKRRLIEENRERKKKEEMVKTLHTRPEPTVSEWELIRMVTEAHRHTNAQGPHWKQKRKFLPEDIGQSPAPTSDNDKVDLEAFSEFTKIITPAITRVVDFAKKLPMFSELPCEDQIILLKGCCMEIMSLRAAVRYDPESETLTLSGEMAVSREQLKNGGLGVVSDAIFDLGKSLSQFNLDDSEVALLQAVLLMSSDRSGLTCVEKIEKCQEMYLLAFEHYINHRKHNISHFWPKLLMKVTNLRMIGACHASRFLHMKVECPTELFPPLFLEVFEDQEV comes from the exons ATGAAGAGCACCTCCG TGAAGATCATCTCTGTTCCAGGGTATGTTCCCAGCTACCTGGAGAAAGATGAGCCATGTGTGGTATGCGGGGACAAGGCCACTGGCTACCATTACCGCTGCATCACATGTGAGGGCTGCAAG GGTTTCTTCAGAAGGACAATACAGAAGAATCTTCACCCTTCCTATTCCTGTAAATATGACAGCTGTTGCATCATTGATAAAATCACCCGCAACCAGTGCCAGCTGTGCCGCTTCAAGAAGTGCATCTCGGTGGGCATGGCCATGGACT TGGTGCTGGATGATTCGAAGCGTGTGGCCAAGAGACGGCTGATCGAGGAAAACCGGGAACGGAAGAAGAAAGAGGAGATGGTAAAAACACTGCACACTCGGCCTGAGCCCACCGTCTCTGAGTGGGAGCTGATCCGTATGGTGACGGAGGCTCATCGCCACACCAATGCCCAGGGCCCTCACTGGAAGCAGAAACGCAAGTTCCTA CCAGAAGACATCGGGCAGTCTCCAGCCCCCACATCAGACAATGACAAAGTGGACCTGGAGGCCTTCAGTGAGTTCACCAAGATCATCACCCCTGCCATCACACGAGTTGTGGACTTTGCCAAAAAACTGCCCATGTTCTCTGAG CTGCCCTGCGAAGACCAGATCATCCTGCTGAAGGGCTGCTGTATGGAGATCATGTCCTTGCGCGCAGCGGTGAGGTACGACCCCGAGAGCGAGACGCTGACCCTGAGCGGGGAGATGGCTGTCAGTCGAGAGCAGCTGAAGAACGGAGGGTTAGGAGTGGTGTCTGATGCCATCTTTGATTTGGGCAAGAGCCTGTCACAGTTCAACCTGGATGACTCGGAGGTGGCGCTGCTGCAGGCTGTGCTGCTCATGAGCTCAG ATCGTTCCGGACTCACGTGTGTGGAAAAGATCGAGAAGTGTCAGGAGATGTACTTGTTAGCATTCGAGCACTACATCAACCATCGCAAGCACAACATCTCGCACTTCTGGCCCAAGCTGCTGATGAAGGTGACGAACCTGCGCATGATCGGCGCCTGCCACGCCAGCCGCTTCCTACATATGAAAGTGGAGTGTCCCACAGAACTCTTCCCCCCGCTCTTCCTAGAGGTCTTCGAAGATCAGGAGGTGTGA
- the thraa gene encoding thyroid hormone receptor alpha-A isoform X1, with protein MEHQEQELNLPEGDETWWPNGVKRKRKNSQCSMKSTSVKIISVPGYVPSYLEKDEPCVVCGDKATGYHYRCITCEGCKGFFRRTIQKNLHPSYSCKYDSCCIIDKITRNQCQLCRFKKCISVGMAMDLVLDDSKRVAKRRLIEENRERKKKEEMVKTLHTRPEPTVSEWELIRMVTEAHRHTNAQGPHWKQKRKFLPEDIGQSPAPTSDNDKVDLEAFSEFTKIITPAITRVVDFAKKLPMFSELPCEDQIILLKGCCMEIMSLRAAVRYDPESETLTLSGEMAVSREQLKNGGLGVVSDAIFDLGKSLSQFNLDDSEVALLQAVLLMSSDRSGLTCVEKIEKCQEMYLLAFEHYINHRKHNISHFWPKLLMKVTNLRMIGACHASRFLHMKVECPTELFPPLFLEVFEDQEV; from the exons ATGGAACACCAAGAGCAGGAGCTTAACCTGCCAGAGGGAGATGAGACATG GTGGCCGAATGGagtgaagagaaaaagaaagaatagtCAATGCTCTATGAAGAGCACCTCCG TGAAGATCATCTCTGTTCCAGGGTATGTTCCCAGCTACCTGGAGAAAGATGAGCCATGTGTGGTATGCGGGGACAAGGCCACTGGCTACCATTACCGCTGCATCACATGTGAGGGCTGCAAG GGTTTCTTCAGAAGGACAATACAGAAGAATCTTCACCCTTCCTATTCCTGTAAATATGACAGCTGTTGCATCATTGATAAAATCACCCGCAACCAGTGCCAGCTGTGCCGCTTCAAGAAGTGCATCTCGGTGGGCATGGCCATGGACT TGGTGCTGGATGATTCGAAGCGTGTGGCCAAGAGACGGCTGATCGAGGAAAACCGGGAACGGAAGAAGAAAGAGGAGATGGTAAAAACACTGCACACTCGGCCTGAGCCCACCGTCTCTGAGTGGGAGCTGATCCGTATGGTGACGGAGGCTCATCGCCACACCAATGCCCAGGGCCCTCACTGGAAGCAGAAACGCAAGTTCCTA CCAGAAGACATCGGGCAGTCTCCAGCCCCCACATCAGACAATGACAAAGTGGACCTGGAGGCCTTCAGTGAGTTCACCAAGATCATCACCCCTGCCATCACACGAGTTGTGGACTTTGCCAAAAAACTGCCCATGTTCTCTGAG CTGCCCTGCGAAGACCAGATCATCCTGCTGAAGGGCTGCTGTATGGAGATCATGTCCTTGCGCGCAGCGGTGAGGTACGACCCCGAGAGCGAGACGCTGACCCTGAGCGGGGAGATGGCTGTCAGTCGAGAGCAGCTGAAGAACGGAGGGTTAGGAGTGGTGTCTGATGCCATCTTTGATTTGGGCAAGAGCCTGTCACAGTTCAACCTGGATGACTCGGAGGTGGCGCTGCTGCAGGCTGTGCTGCTCATGAGCTCAG ATCGTTCCGGACTCACGTGTGTGGAAAAGATCGAGAAGTGTCAGGAGATGTACTTGTTAGCATTCGAGCACTACATCAACCATCGCAAGCACAACATCTCGCACTTCTGGCCCAAGCTGCTGATGAAGGTGACGAACCTGCGCATGATCGGCGCCTGCCACGCCAGCCGCTTCCTACATATGAAAGTGGAGTGTCCCACAGAACTCTTCCCCCCGCTCTTCCTAGAGGTCTTCGAAGATCAGGAGGTGTGA
- the thraa gene encoding thyroid hormone receptor alpha-A isoform X2, whose product MHILQPHYVNRWPNGVKRKRKNSQCSMKSTSVKIISVPGYVPSYLEKDEPCVVCGDKATGYHYRCITCEGCKGFFRRTIQKNLHPSYSCKYDSCCIIDKITRNQCQLCRFKKCISVGMAMDLVLDDSKRVAKRRLIEENRERKKKEEMVKTLHTRPEPTVSEWELIRMVTEAHRHTNAQGPHWKQKRKFLPEDIGQSPAPTSDNDKVDLEAFSEFTKIITPAITRVVDFAKKLPMFSELPCEDQIILLKGCCMEIMSLRAAVRYDPESETLTLSGEMAVSREQLKNGGLGVVSDAIFDLGKSLSQFNLDDSEVALLQAVLLMSSDRSGLTCVEKIEKCQEMYLLAFEHYINHRKHNISHFWPKLLMKVTNLRMIGACHASRFLHMKVECPTELFPPLFLEVFEDQEV is encoded by the exons atgcacattttacagcccCATTATGTCAACAG GTGGCCGAATGGagtgaagagaaaaagaaagaatagtCAATGCTCTATGAAGAGCACCTCCG TGAAGATCATCTCTGTTCCAGGGTATGTTCCCAGCTACCTGGAGAAAGATGAGCCATGTGTGGTATGCGGGGACAAGGCCACTGGCTACCATTACCGCTGCATCACATGTGAGGGCTGCAAG GGTTTCTTCAGAAGGACAATACAGAAGAATCTTCACCCTTCCTATTCCTGTAAATATGACAGCTGTTGCATCATTGATAAAATCACCCGCAACCAGTGCCAGCTGTGCCGCTTCAAGAAGTGCATCTCGGTGGGCATGGCCATGGACT TGGTGCTGGATGATTCGAAGCGTGTGGCCAAGAGACGGCTGATCGAGGAAAACCGGGAACGGAAGAAGAAAGAGGAGATGGTAAAAACACTGCACACTCGGCCTGAGCCCACCGTCTCTGAGTGGGAGCTGATCCGTATGGTGACGGAGGCTCATCGCCACACCAATGCCCAGGGCCCTCACTGGAAGCAGAAACGCAAGTTCCTA CCAGAAGACATCGGGCAGTCTCCAGCCCCCACATCAGACAATGACAAAGTGGACCTGGAGGCCTTCAGTGAGTTCACCAAGATCATCACCCCTGCCATCACACGAGTTGTGGACTTTGCCAAAAAACTGCCCATGTTCTCTGAG CTGCCCTGCGAAGACCAGATCATCCTGCTGAAGGGCTGCTGTATGGAGATCATGTCCTTGCGCGCAGCGGTGAGGTACGACCCCGAGAGCGAGACGCTGACCCTGAGCGGGGAGATGGCTGTCAGTCGAGAGCAGCTGAAGAACGGAGGGTTAGGAGTGGTGTCTGATGCCATCTTTGATTTGGGCAAGAGCCTGTCACAGTTCAACCTGGATGACTCGGAGGTGGCGCTGCTGCAGGCTGTGCTGCTCATGAGCTCAG ATCGTTCCGGACTCACGTGTGTGGAAAAGATCGAGAAGTGTCAGGAGATGTACTTGTTAGCATTCGAGCACTACATCAACCATCGCAAGCACAACATCTCGCACTTCTGGCCCAAGCTGCTGATGAAGGTGACGAACCTGCGCATGATCGGCGCCTGCCACGCCAGCCGCTTCCTACATATGAAAGTGGAGTGTCCCACAGAACTCTTCCCCCCGCTCTTCCTAGAGGTCTTCGAAGATCAGGAGGTGTGA